Proteins encoded by one window of Sus scrofa isolate TJ Tabasco breed Duroc chromosome 12, Sscrofa11.1, whole genome shotgun sequence:
- the LOC102157773 gene encoding cytochrome c oxidase subunit 6C-like: MAASSLTKPQMRGLLAKHLRFHIVEAFIVSLRVATLYKFAVTEPRRKAYADFYRNYDSMKDFEEMRKAGIFQSTK, translated from the coding sequence ATGGCTGCTAGTTCTTTGACCAAACCTCAGATGCGTGGCCTTCTGGCCAAGCATCTGCGATTTCATATTGTTGAAGCATTCATTGTCTCATTGAGGGTTGCAACTTTATATAAGTTTGCTGTGACTGAACCAAGAAGGAAAGCATACGCAGATTTCTACAGAAATTACGATTCCATGAAAGATTTTGAGGAGATGAGGAAAGCTGGCATCTTTCAGAGTACAAAGTGA